One genomic segment of Ictidomys tridecemlineatus isolate mIctTri1 chromosome Y, mIctTri1.hap1, whole genome shotgun sequence includes these proteins:
- the LOC144371823 gene encoding heat shock transcription factor, Y-linked-like: MAQVSSEIQDVSPKDGSTNSETSNRSSLCDHTFTEDSDLRTLIEENAFQVLSQGSLIKRPRYTFCVSEPDEDNDFLSLTFPRKLWKIVESDKFKSIWWDEDGTSIVINEELFKKEVLERKAPFRIFETDSMKSLVRQLNLYGFSKMRQNFQRSASLADFLAEEKEVSVLSKLQFYHNPNFKRGCPQLLVRMKRRVGIKNASPVSTSLVPDLNKKHLRAGGNVDNHNSGLIAETSGESLFSTSTNLNVPLKKEPSTSQRIANTTDLIRSDFSPPSSTSVRPSEQIVTDEHAILNQLTTFHMRSHSSYTQANGHVVNFITTSTSQYHIISPLQNNYFGLMMEPSTFPTRYPDISANEAPVSNLLPAGNPWFPMPMMADTSAASLSRSTHQPSSLYQHHSNYN, from the exons atGGCACAAGTTTCTTCAGAAATTCAAGATGTTTCTCCTAAAGATGGATCAACTAATTCCGAAACTTCCAACagatcttcactgtgtgatcacaCATTCACTGAGGACTCAGACTTAAGGACTCTGATTGAGGAAAATGCTTTTCAGGTTTTGTCTCAGGGATCCTTGATAAAAAGACCACGTTATACATTTTGTGTCTCTGAACCAGATGAAGataatgattttctttctctgaccTTTCCCAgaaaactttggaaaatagttgAAAGTGACAAATTTAAGTCTATTTGGTGGGATGAGGATGGAACTTCTATAGTAATTAATGAAGAGCTTTTCAAAAAAGAAGTTTTGGAAAGAAAGGCCCCTTTCAGAATATTTGAAACTGATAGTATGAAAAGTTTAGTTCGACAGCTTAATCTTTATGGATTTAGTAAGATGAGACAGAATTTTCAAAGATCTGCTTCTCTAGCTGACTTTTtggcagaagaaaaagaagtctcTGTTTTAAGCAAG TTACAGTTCTATCATAATCCAAATTTTAAACGAGGCTGTCCCCAACTTTTAGTAAGAATGAAAAGAAGAGTCGGGATTAAAAATGCTTCTCCAGTATCTACTTCATTAGTTCCAGATCTCAACAAGAAGCATCTTAGAGCAGGGGGTAATGTGGACAATCATAATTCTGGTTTAATTGCTGAAACTAGTggagaaagtttattttcaaCCTCTACAAATCTAAATGTGCCTCTAAAAAAGGAGCCTTCTACCAGCCAAAGAATTGCTAATACAACTGACTTAATCAGAAgtgatttttctcctccttcatcaACTTCAGTTAGACCATCAGAGCAAATTGTAACAGATGAACATGCTATTTTAAATCAGTTGACCACTTTTCATATGCGCTCACATAGCAGCTACACTCAAGCAAATGGCCACGTTGTGAATTTCATTACAACATCTACTTCTCAATACCACATCATATCTCCCTTACAGAACAATTATTTTGGACTGATGATGGAGCCTTCTACTTTTCCAACTAGATATCCTGATATTTCAGCCAATGAGGCTCCTGTTTCTAACCTGCTACCTGCAGGCAACCCATGGTTCCCAATGCCTATGATGGCTGATACATCTGCTGCCTCGCTTTCAAGGTCAACTCATCAACCTTCTTCTTTAtaccaacatcattctaattaCAACTGA